The stretch of DNA CCTAGCGGCAGGTTGATCCAGAATACCCAACGCCAGGACAGGTACTCGGTCAGCCAGCCGCCGAGCACTGGCCCAGCCACGCTGGCCACGGCGTACATGCTGCTGAAGTAGCCCTGGTAACGGCCACGTTCGCGCGGTGGCACGAAGTCGCCGATGATCGCCTGGCTCACCGACACCATGCCGCCGGCACCGATGCCTTGCAGCACGCGCGCCATGACCAGTTGCTGCATGTCCTGGGCCAGGGCGCAGGCGATCGAGGCCAGGGTGAACAGGCTGATGCCGGTGAGGATCATGCGCCGGCGGCCATACAGGTCGCCGAGCTTGCCGTAGATCGGCACCGCCACGGTCATCGCCACCATGTAGCCGGAAATCACCCAGGCCAGCAGGCCGACGTCATTGAACTGGGCCGAAATGGCCGGCATGGAAACGGCGACGATGGTCTGGTCGAGGGCGCCAAGGAAGATCGCCAGCATCAGGGCGGTCAACACATTGCGCAGGACGGTCGGGGGCAGGGCGGCGGTCACGGGGGGTACCTTGTCTGGGAGGTGACGCGAATAGCGGAATTGTAACCCGAGTTAGGTAGCTTCCTATGTACTATCTGCATCGCCTATGCAAGATCGGCATTGGCGCATTCATCCAGAGCTGCATGGCCGCGTGATATCGTTGGTATGCCACAGAGGCTGAAAGCCGCGGCCTGCACCAGCTTGGTGCAGCATTTTGCCGCAGGTCTGCACGCCGCTGTCTCCCACACCTTTTATTCCTCTGCCTGCATGTCGAGCATGACCGCCCAGATGGCGACGGTTGGAACAGGTCAGGTAGACCCGATTCAGGGGTCGGTAGCAACCGTTCAATTTCCACATATATAAGCGGAGTGATCATGCCCAAGGCTTCCCATCAAGATCTGCGTTTTGCCTTCCGCGAGCTGCTCGCTTCAGGTTCCTGCTATCACACCGCCTCCGTGTTCGACCCGATGTCGGCACGCATCGCTGCCGACCTGGGCTTCGAAGTCGGCATCCTCGGCGGTTCGGTGGCTTCGTTGCAGGTGCTGGCCGCACCCGACTTCGCCCTGATCACCTTGAGTGAGTTCGTCGAGCAGGCCACCCGTATTGGCCGCGTTGCGCAACTGCCGGTGCTCGCCGATGCCGACCACGGTTATGGCAACGCACTCAACGTCATGCGCACGGTCATTGAGCTGGAGCGTGCCGGCGTGGCTGCGCTGACCATCGAAGACACGCTGTTGCCCGCCCAGTTCGGGCGCAAGTCCACCGACCTGATCTCGGTCGAGGAGGGCGTGGGCAAGATCCGCGCGGCCCTGGAAGCGCGCGTCGACTCTTCGCTGTCGATCATCGCCCGGACCAACGCCGGGGTGCTCACCACCGAGGAAATCATCGTTCGCACCCAGAGCTACCAGAAGGCCGGTGCCGACGGTATCTGCATGGTCGGGGTGAAGGATTTCGAGCAGTTGGAGCAAATTGCAGAGCACCTGACCGTGCCGCTGATGCTGGTGACCTACGCCAACCCCAACCTGCGTGACGATGAACGCCTCGCTCGCCTGGGCGTGCGTATCGTGGTCGATGGCCATGCCGCCTACTTTGCCGCGATCAAGGCCACCTATGACTGCCTGCGCCTTCAGCGCGGCCAGCAGAACAAGTCCGAGAACCTCAGCGCCACCGAACTTTCGCACACCTATACCCAGCCAGAGGACTACATCCGCTGGGCCAAGGAGTACATGAGCGTCGAGGAGTGATCGGCGTGGCGCCGCTTCACTAACGAACGGCGCTCAAGGTTGCGGTGTGGGGCACGCAGTGTTCCTGCTCGCAACGGTTGGCCGTACTGGGCTGGCTGCGAAGCAGCTCGGCGCGCCAGCAGGCGGAGCCGTACAGCGCCGCGACCGCGGTCAGGGCCATGACCATGGCGACTCTTCTGGACTTGATGCCCATGGTGCTCACCTCCTGTTAACTGCCACAGGTGACACCTTTAAGCATAGTCAATACAGATCGCGGTCCCACTCCGGTTCGTCCTTGAACCGATGCACCAGAAAATCCAGCATGCTGCGCAAGGTCGCCGGCATATGCTTGCGCGAGGTGTATACCGCGTTCAGGTTCAGCTCCCGTGGCCGCGCTTCGGGCAGCAGGCGCAGCAGGGCGCCACTGCGCAGGGCCGTGGCTGCCTGGTAGGTCGGCAGCATGGCGATGCCGGCGCCTGCCAGTGTTGCATTCTGCAGTGTCATGACCTCGTTGGCGCTGATGTTGCCTCGCACCGGCACGGCGATCTGCTGGCCGTCTACCTCGAAATGCCAAAGGCTGTGGCCGAAATAGGCATGGGTCAGGCAGTTGTGCTGGCTCAGTTCCTCGACCCGTTGCGGTGTGCCGTGCTCGCGCAGGTAGGCGGGCGTCGCGCAGATCACCGAGCGGCACACGGTCAGGCGCCTGGCGATCAGGTTCGGGTCCAGATCGTTGCTGGTGCGGATCGCCAGGTCGATGCGCTCATCCACCAGGTTGACCGTGCGATCGAGCATCTGTAGTTCAACGTTCACGCCTGGGTAACGCCGTACATAATCGGCTACCGCACTCACCAGCTGCGCTTGGCCAAACGACGTACTGACGCTGATGCGCAGTGCACCCTTGGGCGCATCTTCCGGTTGTTGCACGGCGGCCTGCAGGTCGCCGGCCAAGTCCAGCAACTGGCGGCAGCGGGGCAGGGTCTCCTGGCCGGCGGCTGTCAGGCTCAACTTGCGCGTGGTGCGCTGCATCAGCCGTGCGCCGACCCAGTCTTCCAGTTCGGCCAGGTAACGTGACACCACAGGCCGCGATAGTTGCAGGTGGTCTGCCGCTGCCGACTGGCTGCCCAGGTCGACGACGGTGACGAAAACGCGCATGGCGTTGAGACGGTCCATGATTTGCTCGATTTCAGAAACAAACTATGTCTGAGCATCGCATTTTTTGTCATGGATCGGGCAACTAAGCTGTTGTGCATTCGTTGTTCAACTGCTGGAGAATCTACCCATGAGCAAGATCGCAATCATTGGTGCCACCGGCCGTGCCGGCAGCCAATTGCTGGAAGAAGCCCTGCGCCGTGGCCACAGTGTCGTGGCCATCGCCCGCGACCCGTCAAAGCTGCAGGGGCGCGCCGGGGTAACCACCCAGGCGCTGGATGCCAAGGACAGTGCGGCCCTGCAGCAGGCGGTCGCGGGTGCCGATGCGGTGTTGAGTGCAGCGCATTTCTCGACTCTCGACCCCCACGCCATCATCGAGCCGGTCAAGCGCGCCGGGGTCAAGCGCCTGTTGGTAGTAGGCGGTGCGGGCAGCCTGCTGCTGCCTTCCGGGCACCGTGTGATCGACAGCCCGGACTTCCCCGAAGCCTACAAGGCTGAAGCCACTGCTGGTGTGCGTTTTCTCGAGGAGTTGCGCAAGGAGCAAACCTTGGACTGGACCTTCCTCTCGCCGTCGGCGGAGTTCGTCGAAGGTGAGCGCAGCGGGCACTACACGCTGGGCAAGGACCACCTGCTGATCGGTGCGGATGGCAAAAGCTGGATCACCTTTGCCGACTTTGCCATTGCCATGCTCGATGAGCTGGAGAAGCCAGCGCATTCGCGCAAGCGTTTCACCGTCGGTTACTGAGCCGCCTGCGCTTTTCTGTAGGAGCGGCCTTGCCGGGGCGCCGGACCGGTCGGAAAGGGCTGCGCAGCAGCCCCAGCAATTCAAGCATCAAGGCTGAATCCAGGGGCCGCTTTGCGGCCCTTTCCGACCGGTCCGGCGCCCCGGCAAGGCCGCTCCTACATTCGAAAATTGGCGCGATCTTCAAGCCAATCCAGCAACTCCACCAGCCCCGGCGGCAGGCTCTTCGCCTGGCTCACCAGGTAATATCCTTTGCCGGTTTGAACCTTCAGTGCAAATGGCATGCACAGCCGCCCACCGCGCAAGTCATCAGCGATCAGCGCCCAATCACCAATCGCCACCCCGGTTCCCTGGGAGGCCATTGCCATGGCCATGTCCAGGGTTTCGAAATGCTGCTTCGGCCCTTGCGCCTCCAGTACTACGCCTGCTGCTTGAAGCCACAGTCGCCAATCATGCTCATCCCGTGACGGGTGCAACAGCATATGGCGCGCCAGGTCCTGGAGCTGTTGCAGCGCAACCGGCCCATTCAACAGCGACGGCGCGCACACCGGCGTCAGTTGCTCGTCGAACAGCTTGCGCACCCTTAGTCCATGGTTGGGCACATCGCCATAGACGACGGCGGCATCAAACCCTTCACGCCGAAAGTCCACCCCATGCTGCACCGTGGTGGTCAACTCCACCGGCACGTCGGGCCGCAGCGCCTGCCACTCCATCAGCCGCGGCAGCAGCCAGCGCATCACGCAGGTTGGTGCCTTGAGCTGCAAGGTGGCTCTGCGCCCGCCCACTTCACGCACGCCTTGTTCGATGAGGCCGAAGATCTGCTGTACCCGTGGCAGCCAGTCCTGGCCCTCGCGGGTCAGGCTCAGGCCGCGGGCCTGGCGCTGGAACAAGGCGTAGCCCAGGTGCTCCTCGAGCCCGGCGATCTGCCGGCTCACGGCACCTTGGGTGATGTGAAGCTGCTGCGCGGCGCGGGTGAAATTGCAGTGCTGCGCGGTGACCAGAAAGGTGTGCAGGGCGGGTAGGGGCGGCAGGCGTTTCATTGTACTGAGCCATGATTACAGAACATGGCTAGTATGTGTTTTTTTGCATTGTGGCGGTAGCGGTGCCTTGGGTCCAATGGGGGCAGATTCCAACAAGATTCTCTCAAACAAAATCCTAGGTGAAACCCGATGGCAACCTGCGGCGAAGTTCTGGTCAAACTCCTTGAAGGCTATGGCGTGGACCATGTCTTTGGCATTCCCGGCGTACATACCGTGGAGCTCTACCGTGGCCTCGCGGGCTCGTCGATCCGCCACATCACCCCGCGCCACGAGCAGGGCGCCGGGTTCATGGCTGATGGCTACGCGCGTACCCGTGGCAAGCCAGGCGTGTGCTTCATCATCACTGGCCCGGGGATGACCAACATCACCACCGCCATGGGCCAGGCCTATGCCGATTCGATCCCAATGCTGGTGATCTCCAGCGTGCAGTCGCGCGATCAACTGGGTGGTGGCCGCGGCAAGCTGCACGAATTGCCCAACCAGGCAGCGCTGGTGTCGGGCGTAGCAGCGTTCTCGCAGACGCTGATGAGCGCAGATGACCTGCCACAGGTGCTGGCTCGCGCCTTTGCCGTGTTCGACGGCGCCCGCCCGCGCCCGGTGCATATCGAGATCCCGTTGGATGTTCTGGTCGAGCCCGCCGACCACCTGCTGCCTGGTCGCCCTGTGCGCAGTGCCCGCGCCGGCGCCTCACCCCAGGCAGTGGCCGCCATGGCCGAGCGCCTGGCCAAGGCACGCCGGCCACTGATTCTGGCTGGTGGCGGTGCGCTGGCTGCGGGGGCGCCGCTGGCGCTGCTGGCCGAGCATTTGCAGGCACCGGTGGCACTCACCATCAATGCCAAAGGCCTGCTGCCGGCCAGCCATCCATTGCAGATCGGTTCGACCCAATCACTGGTTGCCACCCGTGAGCTGGTGGAAGAGGCCGACGTTGTGCTGGCGATCGGCACCGAACTGGCCGAGACCGACTATGACGTGACCTTCAAGGGTGGCTTCAAGATTCCGGGCAGCTTGCTGCGCATCGACATCGACCCGGACCAGACCGTGCGCAACTATCTGCCGGAACTGGCGCTGGTGGCCGATGCCGAACTTGCCGCCCAGGCCGTGCTCGAGGCCTTGCGGCAGTTACCATCGCCGGTGCCTGCCGAGGGTTGGGGCGTTGCCCGTGCGCAGCGTTTGCGCGAGTCGTTGGCGGCAAGCTGGGACCAGCCGACGCTGAGCCAGACCCGCTTGCTGACAGGCATCTTGGAACGGCTGCCGAACGCCATCCTGGTCGGTGACTCGACTCAACCGGTGTACACCGGCAACCTGACCCTGGACATGCAGGCGCCACGCCGTTGGTTCAATGCTTCAACCGGTTACGGCACCTTGGGTTATGCGTTGCCTGCAGCGATGGGTGCCTGGTTGGGCTGCGCCGAAAACATCACCGAGCGAGTACCTGCGGTCTGCCTGATTGGCGATGGTGGCATGCAGTTCACCCTGCCGGAACTGGCCAGCGCGGTTGAGGCCCAGGTGCCGCTGATCGTATTGCTGTGGAATAACCAAGGCTACGAGGAGATCAAGAAGTACATGGTCAACCGGGCCATCGAGCCGGTCGGCGTGGATATTCATACCCCGGACTTCATTGGCGTGGCGCGGGCATTGGGCGCCGATGCCGAGCATGTGGCCGATGTCGAGCAACTGCAGGCTGCGCTGGGAAGGGCGGTGGAGCGCAAGGGGCCGACGCTGATCCAGGTTGACCAGAACCAATGGCAGGCGGCGGTCGCGGGCTGATTTCAACCCGCGCTGGAGCGCAACCTCGCCACATCCCGAATCGGCGGAGCACCATATAGCCGGCTGTACTCGCGGCTGAACTGCGACGGGCTTTCGTATCCCACCCGATAGCCCGCCACCGCCGCTTCCAGGCCATCGTTGAGCATCAGCCGCCGCGCCTCCTGCAGGCGCAGTTGCT from Pseudomonas putida encodes:
- a CDS encoding isocitrate lyase/PEP mutase family protein — protein: MPKASHQDLRFAFRELLASGSCYHTASVFDPMSARIAADLGFEVGILGGSVASLQVLAAPDFALITLSEFVEQATRIGRVAQLPVLADADHGYGNALNVMRTVIELERAGVAALTIEDTLLPAQFGRKSTDLISVEEGVGKIRAALEARVDSSLSIIARTNAGVLTTEEIIVRTQSYQKAGADGICMVGVKDFEQLEQIAEHLTVPLMLVTYANPNLRDDERLARLGVRIVVDGHAAYFAAIKATYDCLRLQRGQQNKSENLSATELSHTYTQPEDYIRWAKEYMSVEE
- a CDS encoding LysR family transcriptional regulator: MDRLNAMRVFVTVVDLGSQSAAADHLQLSRPVVSRYLAELEDWVGARLMQRTTRKLSLTAAGQETLPRCRQLLDLAGDLQAAVQQPEDAPKGALRISVSTSFGQAQLVSAVADYVRRYPGVNVELQMLDRTVNLVDERIDLAIRTSNDLDPNLIARRLTVCRSVICATPAYLREHGTPQRVEELSQHNCLTHAYFGHSLWHFEVDGQQIAVPVRGNISANEVMTLQNATLAGAGIAMLPTYQAATALRSGALLRLLPEARPRELNLNAVYTSRKHMPATLRSMLDFLVHRFKDEPEWDRDLY
- a CDS encoding NAD(P)-dependent oxidoreductase, translated to MSKIAIIGATGRAGSQLLEEALRRGHSVVAIARDPSKLQGRAGVTTQALDAKDSAALQQAVAGADAVLSAAHFSTLDPHAIIEPVKRAGVKRLLVVGGAGSLLLPSGHRVIDSPDFPEAYKAEATAGVRFLEELRKEQTLDWTFLSPSAEFVEGERSGHYTLGKDHLLIGADGKSWITFADFAIAMLDELEKPAHSRKRFTVGY
- a CDS encoding LysR substrate-binding domain-containing protein, with the translated sequence MKRLPPLPALHTFLVTAQHCNFTRAAQQLHITQGAVSRQIAGLEEHLGYALFQRQARGLSLTREGQDWLPRVQQIFGLIEQGVREVGGRRATLQLKAPTCVMRWLLPRLMEWQALRPDVPVELTTTVQHGVDFRREGFDAAVVYGDVPNHGLRVRKLFDEQLTPVCAPSLLNGPVALQQLQDLARHMLLHPSRDEHDWRLWLQAAGVVLEAQGPKQHFETLDMAMAMASQGTGVAIGDWALIADDLRGGRLCMPFALKVQTGKGYYLVSQAKSLPPGLVELLDWLEDRANFRM
- a CDS encoding 5-guanidino-2-oxopentanoate decarboxylase — translated: MATCGEVLVKLLEGYGVDHVFGIPGVHTVELYRGLAGSSIRHITPRHEQGAGFMADGYARTRGKPGVCFIITGPGMTNITTAMGQAYADSIPMLVISSVQSRDQLGGGRGKLHELPNQAALVSGVAAFSQTLMSADDLPQVLARAFAVFDGARPRPVHIEIPLDVLVEPADHLLPGRPVRSARAGASPQAVAAMAERLAKARRPLILAGGGALAAGAPLALLAEHLQAPVALTINAKGLLPASHPLQIGSTQSLVATRELVEEADVVLAIGTELAETDYDVTFKGGFKIPGSLLRIDIDPDQTVRNYLPELALVADAELAAQAVLEALRQLPSPVPAEGWGVARAQRLRESLAASWDQPTLSQTRLLTGILERLPNAILVGDSTQPVYTGNLTLDMQAPRRWFNASTGYGTLGYALPAAMGAWLGCAENITERVPAVCLIGDGGMQFTLPELASAVEAQVPLIVLLWNNQGYEEIKKYMVNRAIEPVGVDIHTPDFIGVARALGADAEHVADVEQLQAALGRAVERKGPTLIQVDQNQWQAAVAG